From the genome of Apteryx mantelli isolate bAptMan1 chromosome 12, bAptMan1.hap1, whole genome shotgun sequence:
GGAGGCCGAGAAAAATGCCATCCGGTCCATCCATGCAGGTACCGCgctggggggcagctgtgggCGAGTGGGACTGGGTGCTGTCGCAGCCTGCCCCAGtctggcatgggggggggggcctgcCTGCATCATCTGGGGGCTCATCTGTCAGGACCGATGTGTTGTCCTTGGCAAGGTGCAGCGGGCAGCACGGAGTGCCTGGCCCTTGCCCCTGCTGCTGGGGATCATCTGTCCCCTGTGTTAGCTGTACCTGGGGCAGAGAGGTGGCTGGGGGGAGGTGAGAGTGGAGCATCGCTGGATGCCCAGCTGGGCTGCAGCCTGGCTCCCAGTTGCAGCAGCGGGGAGCCAGGCTTACAGatttctccccacctccctggGGACCTCCCTCCCAAGCAGATGGCTACAAGGTGGTCTTCGTGCGGAGGAGCCCACTGGTGCTGGTGGCAGTGGCGCGGACTCGGCAGTCGGAGCAGGAGATCGCCCATGAGCTGCTCTACATCTACTACCAGATCCTGAGCCTGCTCACCTGGACCCAGCTCAACCACATCTTCCAGCAGAAGCAGAACTATGACCTGCGCAGGTTGCTCGCTGGCTCTGAGCGCATCACTGACAACCTCCTCGACCTCATGGCCCATGACCCCAGCTTCCTCATGGGTGCCGTGCGCTGCCTGCCCCTGGCTTCCAGTGTCAGGGATGCTGTGAGCACCAGCCTCCAGCAGGCCAAGGCCAAGAGCCTCGTCTTCTCTATCCTCCTGTCAGGGAACCAGCTGGTGTCTCTCGTCAGGAAGAAGGACCAGTTCCTCCACCCCATCGACCTCCATCTCCTCTTCAACCTCAtcagctcttcctcttccttccggGAGGGTGAAGCCTGGACTCCCATCTGCCTCCCCAAGTTCAACTCCAGTGGCTTCTTCCATGCCCACATCTCCTACTTGGAGCAGGAGATGGACCTGTGCCTCCTGCTGGTCTCCACTGACCGTGAGGACTTCTTCACCGTCTCCGACTGCAAGCGGCGCTTCCAGGAGCGCCTGCGGCGGCGGGGGGTGTACCACGCTCTGCAGGAGGCCCTGCGCACCCCTTTCTACAGTGTCGCCCAGGTGGGCATCCCTGACCTCCGGCACTTCATCTACAAGTCCAAGAGCTCTGGGCTCTTCACCAGGTGAGGcctctggggcagtgctgggctgTGAGCTGGCCAGGGAAGGCCACCATGCTTGGGCCAAGGCCTCGGGGCATGGGGTGAGCCTCCTCCGCAAGTGCCcttctctggggagcgcggggggctAATGGGGCACTGTGTTCCTGCAGCCCCGAGATTGAGGCACCCTACGTgcgggaggaggagaaggaaaggctcttggggctCTACCAGTACCTCCACAGCCGGGCTCACAACTCTTCACGCCCCCTGAAGAACATCTACTTCACGGGCCCCCGCGAAAACCTCCTGGCTTGGGTAAGGGCCATCCCCAGGGGTGTGCCAGTGGTCCCCAGCGGGTGGCCAAGCCTGGGCTTCCTGCAGAAGGAGACATGTTTAGGGTTTGGGTGATCCCATCCTCTCTGGTCCTGCATGGCAGAGCAAGAGGACACTGACAGGACACAGTGCCAGCACCGTGGTCCCTAGGGTGTTCCCCAGTCTGTTTCTGGTCCTTTGAGGGTCAGCCTGGAGAGAGGGTCAggtccctgtgccagagagcgcTGGAGCGAGGGGCATGGCTAGCCCTGGCACCAAGGGCCATGCCATCCACTGTTGTGAACTCCCCAGTGTCACAGAGAAAACCTGCTCCGGGGGCCAATTCTGTTGCCCTGAGGGGTGGGAGATAGAGCAACCCAGGGGCTTGGTACCCCCTGCTTTTGAGCAAACTAGGTGCCCAACCACTCAGGGTGTCCCACTGACACCCCATGTCTCTGCCCTGGAGCCCCTGTGCCGGTGCCCATTCCTGGTAGCCGGCGGGGGGAAAGgggcagtgccaggcccatgtgGGGTGCAGACGTGTGCTGTGGGCCCAACATGTGCCCTGCTTCTTCACCCAGGTAACCAGTGCTTTCGAGCTCTATATATGCTACAGTCCCCTGGGGACCAAGGCTGGCGCCATCAGTGCTGTCAACAAGCTCATGAAGTGGATCCGCAAGGAGGAAGACCGGCTCTTCATCCTGACACCCCAGACGTACTGACGGGCATCACCCACGCGTGGTGCCAGCTGGGGGGAcccctgctgggctggggtgcCCGTCCCTCGGGGCAGCCCGGGCCATGCCCGATCCTCCTCGTGAGCAAGGGGGAGAGGGCACGGAGCAACCCCGGGAGCACAGGGAAACCCACCTGTGGGACCGTGAAACTCGGGTGTTAGAGACAGGGTGCAAAGCTGCCTGGGGAAGGGGTGAGCAGGGCTTTCGCTCATCTTCAGGCAATGCCCTCACTCCAGGGGGGCTGCCCTTCCTCTGCGGCCCCAGGGTTGGTCCCTCGCTGTGGGGATCCTGGAGCGGGGCTACAGGTGCCCCTCATTGCTGGAAGAGAGCTGAGCCCCCCGGGTCCCACAGCCTGCGCCTGGCACCCTCCACGTGCCGCTGTCCTGTGGCCCTGCTGAGGGTGGGGGGCTCCCTGGGGGCAtgtggcagtgctggggggcccctgcactgctgtgcccacagtgggcaGGTGACAGCGCCCAGCTGGGGACAGGGCTGGCCCTGGCACTGCCAGTGCTGCTccttgccctgccctgggggagcCGTGCCCCTGGATGCCAGGCAGCCCTGACCATCCCAGAGCTGTGAACCTGGCAGGCTGGCCTGGAGCCACGGCTGCGAGAAGGACCCGAGCTGTGCCCCTCGGAGGCGAAGGGCCTGCCAGAACCGGGAGCTCTGGAGCAGCTGTTTCTGTGCACCCACAGCACCTGGCATAGCCCTGCCACACTTCAGGTTGTCCTTGGGGATGGCAGCTCAGCCTGTGCCCCAGCTACGGCAGCGAGGGTCCTGCCTACCTCCCCGTGGGACATGAAGCAGCCCCAGAGAGACTCGGGGTAGCAGGATGCCCATCGGGGTGCTCGAGGGCTATGTCAGGCTGCCAGAGGGTGGCATGCGAGTTGGCCACCCCCTCAGATGGTGGTGGTGAAATtgcccccatcctgccccctgcTCAGTGCCAGATCCCTCGCAGCATGCCCCAAGGGGCAGCTTGAGCACAGCCCCCCAGAGACCCCACTGGCACGGGGCCGTGGCGCCACGTGGCCCAGGAGGGTCTTCACCTCGGTGTGGGGGCCCAAACCCAGCCCCTTGAGCCAGCCGCACTGGGCGCGTGTGGCTGGGCTTGCTGCACAAGGACCGAAGCCACCTCTTCCCCGGCCAGCCCTGGGCACCAGCGTGGGGCCGCAGGTCCATGAACCCCACAGCGTGCCAGGCATGGCTCCGAGGGGCAGGGACTGGTGTCTCCGCTGGGGAAGCTTGACCCCACGTTTTGGGGCTGTCTGCCGAGCGCTAGGGCAGATGTTCGGGGAGGAGGAGAGTGACCACAGAGACACCGAGGGAGCTGGGAAGGACCAGGCAGGGCTAGCGCAGGAACTTCGGCTCCTGTATTTATGCTCCTGCCAGACTGTAATTGCTTGTCTTTGCTCATAAACATTATCTGGACCCGAAATCAATTCTTGTCACATTAATGTCCATCCATATGGAGAGGGCCAGATGGCCCAGCTGAGAGGCCCTTTGGGGGTCAGGCAGCATCTCCCACCCCGGGACCTCCTCCCATCCAGCACCCTGGGGCAGCATGGCCATCCCCTGTCCCTGACAAGGAGCATGTGGGAGCCCACCAAAGTCACCCACCATGGTGGCCCTCCATGCCCAGCACCCTGCTGGCACCCCCTTTGCCACAGGGTCACCTGGCACAGGGTCCAGCCCTCCACTAGGACAGGCTTTGGGTGGAGGCCAGCGACATGTTGGAGGACTTTGCAATCCAACCCCAGGGATCTGTTCAGGGCAAGCAGCCAACTGAAGGGCAAGGAAAGCCACCGGAGGGCAAAGCCGAGGAGCAACACAAGGAAAACGGGGgcccagctggcaggggagagCTCAGGCCAGAGGGCGGGAGCGACAAAAGGCTCCAGACAGGTGGGATGGGGCCAGCTAATGTTGCAACGAGAGGAGACGGAGGAAAGAGCTGTTGGGTAAGGCGTGTGGCCAACGTAACCACGAGGCCTTGCACAATGATGTGGGGCAGGAGGCTTGGCAAGGCTGCGGCTGGCCAGGTGATGAGGGTAGGATGGTAGTGAAGAGGAGCCCGTTTTTGGCATGTTTGACCCCCCCTCAAAGCACCAAGGCAGAGTCCAGAGAAAGGCAGACCTACCTGGCCTCATCACAGCATGGACTTAGGGACCAGGTGGCGTGAGAGCAGTTGGGATGCGGAGCAGGAGCAATGCCGACTCTTCCACCTCCTCCAGCTGTTGCCAGCAAGCCCTTGACCAGGGCAAAAAAAGAGACATGAAGCAATAGAAATAAACTCTGTGGCTCCACTCGCAAATTTGTGGCTGCCCTGAGGTCTGACCCCGAAGACACCACTTGTGCATCTCACCACCAGCACCGCAGCACAGACTGGCCTGCATCCTCAACACCCTGGCTGGAAACCTGCAAGCTCCCAGGGCCCTGCAAGGAAGATCTCACCATGGGCTGAGCATCAGCTCCAGGAAGCACCAAACCAAGCATTTCCAGGCCTGGAAGGAGGACATGTCTGGGGCCAAGAGTCCATGGCTAGTGTGTGCTGTCGCACACAGTTGTGGGTAACACTGCTGTGCTGCAATCTCCTGCCGGAAGGCCAACCCGCCTGCCTGGAAATGAGTCGCAAGCCTGCTGACAGCTCAGGCAGATTCAGGGAAGCGGTGATTTCACGTGTCTTGGTGTCGACAGGCCCTGCTGCTGGTGTCGGCTTGCCATGGAGccaggggctgcagcagaggggcCATAAGGTGCCGACACGTCTGAGCCCCTGCGCTGgcactgctgctgccaggagtTGCTgggctgcaaggagcctggcacTGGCTCACGAGTGCACAGTGATGCTGGCGGCAGGCTGCGTTGCTCAAAGCAGCGGGCTGCAGGGCACAGCATGGTGGTGGGGCCTCGACACCATGGTCCTCCAGGCACTCAGTCCCCATGTCTCACCTGTGCGCACCTGTCCCTCCAGGTCATGAGCGCCCCATGTCCCTCCAGGGCACAATGTCAGTCCAGGGCACCCTGTGTCCCTCCAGGGCACCACGTCTATCCATGGTGCCCTGTGTTCCTCCAGGGTGTCCACATCCctccagggcaccatgtccctccagggtgtcacagaatcacagaatggttgaggttggaagggacctctggagatcatctactccaacccccctgctcaagcagggtcacctagagcacattgtacaggatcgcgtccaggcgggttttgaatatctccagagaaggggactccacagcctctccgggcaacctcttccagtgctctgtcaccctcacagtgaagaagcttttcctcatgttcagatggaacttcccgtgTTGCAGTTCGTGCCCCTTGTCCACATCCCTCCAGGGCACTGAGCATCCCCCGTCCCTCCTGGGCACCCCAGGCGCTCCCCGGGCACCGCATCCCTCGGCGGTCGCCCCGTCCCCGCGGGGCACCCGCGTCCCTCGGTCGCGgcccgggagcgcggggcggggagcggcccgGGCGCgcccggccctggggcagccccgcgccggcggaggggcccggcccggcccggcccgctccgctccgccccgctccgccccggccccgctcccgccccacCCCGGAGCggcccggagcggcgcggagcggcacaGCCCCGCCGCTGCGCAGCGCCCAGGTGAGCGCCCGCCGCTTGCCCGcacggctcggctccgctcggctccgctcgggacggctcggctcggctcgggtcCGCTCGGCTCGGGTCCGCTCGGCTCGGGACGGCTCTGCTCgggacggctcggctcggctcggctgggGACGGCTCGGCTGGGGACGGCTTGGCTCCGCTCGGGACAGCTCGGCTCGGGACAGCTCGGCTCgggacggctcggctcggctcggctcgggacGGCTCGGCTCGGGACGGCTTGGCTCCGCTCGGGACAGCTCGGCTCGGGACGGCTCGGCTCGGgacggctcggctccgctcgggaCAGCTCGGCTCGGgacggctcggctccgctcgggaCAGCTCGGCTCGGGTCCGCTCGGCTCGGgacggctccgctcggctcggctccgctcggctccgctcgggacagcccggctccgctcggcccggctccgctcggctccgctcggctccgctcggctcagCCTGTTATGGTGCGTCCCGGGACGGTACGGCCCGCGGGGGAGGGAAGCAGGCGGGGG
Proteins encoded in this window:
- the MON1A gene encoding vacuolar fusion protein MON1 homolog A isoform X2, with amino-acid sequence MAADVHKKKGWEVPNGSLAPGDGQHAERAESPTPGLAQGTEPGAGQEGAMFVHTRSYEDLTSPEDGGVAARSPEERQGEPAEPTSMEQISKDFSELSTQLTGMALDLEEEMRQNKEGKLEPSPQAARRDSVLSGKEEEDVTMDAWRMHRKHVFVLSEAGKPVYSRYGSEEALSSTMGVMMALVSFLEAEKNAIRSIHADGYKVVFVRRSPLVLVAVARTRQSEQEIAHELLYIYYQILSLLTWTQLNHIFQQKQNYDLRRLLAGSERITDNLLDLMAHDPSFLMGAVRCLPLASSVRDAVSTSLQQAKAKSLVFSILLSGNQLVSLVRKKDQFLHPIDLHLLFNLISSSSSFREGEAWTPICLPKFNSSGFFHAHISYLEQEMDLCLLLVSTDREDFFTVSDCKRRFQERLRRRGVYHALQEALRTPFYSVAQVGIPDLRHFIYKSKSSGLFTR
- the MON1A gene encoding vacuolar fusion protein MON1 homolog A isoform X1; its protein translation is MAADVHKKKGWEVPNGSLAPGDGQHAERAESPTPGLAQGTEPGAGQEGAMFVHTRSYEDLTSPEDGGVAARSPEERQGEPAEPTSMEQISKDFSELSTQLTGMALDLEEEMRQNKEGKLEPSPQAARRDSVLSGKEEEDVTMDAWRMHRKHVFVLSEAGKPVYSRYGSEEALSSTMGVMMALVSFLEAEKNAIRSIHADGYKVVFVRRSPLVLVAVARTRQSEQEIAHELLYIYYQILSLLTWTQLNHIFQQKQNYDLRRLLAGSERITDNLLDLMAHDPSFLMGAVRCLPLASSVRDAVSTSLQQAKAKSLVFSILLSGNQLVSLVRKKDQFLHPIDLHLLFNLISSSSSFREGEAWTPICLPKFNSSGFFHAHISYLEQEMDLCLLLVSTDREDFFTVSDCKRRFQERLRRRGVYHALQEALRTPFYSVAQVGIPDLRHFIYKSKSSGLFTSPEIEAPYVREEEKERLLGLYQYLHSRAHNSSRPLKNIYFTGPRENLLAWVTSAFELYICYSPLGTKAGAISAVNKLMKWIRKEEDRLFILTPQTY